A part of Aricia agestis chromosome 13, ilAriAges1.1, whole genome shotgun sequence genomic DNA contains:
- the LOC121733206 gene encoding probable RNA-binding protein 19, which yields MSRLIIKNLPNKVTVEKLKTLFGEKGEVTDVQLKYTKDGKFRNFGFVGYRTEEQAAAAREHFDGTFVNSMKISVLVCSNLGDEKKPRAWSKYAADSTAYKQLHKDEIQVEKPKKEKLTKEQRNKNKIKELLKKHKGDPLFVEFIEAHTNEKTSWIKETLNELEKSDDDSGVEDEKTENKPDDDQEKKTTEEKTEKVANTHISDLEYMKKLMKRVDGQVNQEETQQQTEETKEKKIRNRPLFHVKITGLPFKCKKKDIKEFFKPLVPYSIRLPLGKGKKLAGFCYVGFRTEKELSKALNKDKLFIGNHRLHVHKYEDKAKLEAEEEEKNNTKRRKEKTNNEESIGESGSIFVRNLPYVVSEVELTQLFEKYGPLADVNMPIDPVLRQPKGFATVTYVMPEHAVKAFTELDGTAFCGRMLHLLPARTEKLEEEEGDEGLSFKEKKAKKLRETAKSSHNWNVLFLGANAVADVVAATYNTTKEKLLNDNSKTTSAAVRLALGETQLVAETKAFLESNGVYLDAFNRPAKKRSKTCILVKNLPSGTDKEEIRPLFAKHGQISRFLMPHHGITALVDFIEPFEAKKAFTKLAYSQFKSAPLYLEWAPENVFLKGKVPETISKQTETIESERETKSVENEHKKETTANVEDKKETAKVKEAAIEEEIYEPENDTTLFVKNLNFKTTEDSLREHFSSCGKIHSATIAKKKDPKNPGHFLSMGYGFVQFYKKSHTNEALKSLQGSTLDGKSLELKRSERGNSTEVKTAKKSTKDSIQNGNKILVRNVPFQANKNELHEIFRAFGEIKTVRLPKKLTTGSDQHRGFAFIDYYSKADAKSAFEALCQSTHLYGRRLVLEWADQEEEIENVDLLRKRTGERFNAKTPGGKKSRKGAVDVDNFVDADAVQ from the exons ATGTCGCgactcataataaaaaatttgccCAACAAG GTGACTGTGGAAAAACTCAAAACTCTATTTGGAGAAAAGGGAGAAGTGACGGATGTTCAGTTAAAATATACTAAAGATGGCAAGTTTCGGAACTTTGGATTCGTTGGCTACAGGACGGAAGAGCAGGCAGCAGCAGCTCGGGAACACTTCGACGGCACATTTGTCAACAGCATGAAAATTAGTGTACTAGTCTGCTCAAATCTAGGAGATGAAAAGAAGCCCAGGGCATGGAGCAAATATGCCGCAGACAGTACAGCATATAAACAACTCCATAAAGATGAAATACAAGTGGAAAAACccaaaaaagaaaaattgaCCAAGGAGCAGaggaacaaaaacaaaattaaggaGCTCTTGAAAAAG cATAAAGGAGATCCACTTTTTGTGGAATTTATTGAGGCTCATACTAATGAGAAGACATCATGGATAAAGGAAACATTAAATGAGCTTGAAAAAAGTGATGATGACAGTGGAGTGGAGGATGAAAAGACTGAAAACAAGCCAGATGACGATCAAGAAAAAAAGACAACAGAAGAAAAAACTGAAAAAGTTGCCAATACACACATTAGTGACTTAGAG TACATGAAGAAGTTAATGAAAAGAGTGGATGGACAAGTCAATCAGGAAGAAACACAACAACAGACAGAAGAAACAAAAGAAAAGAAGATAAGAAATAGGCCACTGTTCCATGTTAAA ATTACTGGCTTAccttttaaatgtaaaaagaaagacataaaagaattttttaaaccCCTGGTACCATACTCAATAAGACTTCCACTTGGTAAGGGAAAGAAACTCGCTGGCTTCTGCTATGTTGGTTTCAGAACAGAGAAAGAACTTAGTAAGGCTCTTAACAAGGACAAACTATTTATAG GAAATCATAGACTCCATGTTCATAAATATGAGGACAAGGCCAAATTAGAAGCAGAAGAAGAGGagaaaaataacacaaaaagaagaaaagag aaaacgaATAATGAAGAAAGCATTGGGGAGAGTGGTAGTATCTTTGTCAGGAATTTGCCATATGTGGTGTCAGAAGTCGAATTAACACAGTTATTTGAAAAATATG gtcCACTAGCTGACGTGAATATGCCAATCGATCCAGTTCTGAGGCAACCGAAAGGGTTTGCCACAGTCACTTATGTGATGCCTGAGCATGCAGTCAAAGCATTTACGGAACTAGACGGAACCGCCTTCTGTGGCAGGATGCTGCATCTTTTGCCAGCCAGAACGGAAAAATTGGAGGAAGAAGAAGGCGACG AGGGTCTTAGTTTCAAAGAGAAGAAGGCGAAGAAGTTGAGAGAGACAGCCAAGTCGTCGCACAACTGGAACGTGCTGTTTCTCGGTGCCAACGCCGTGGCTGATGTCGTTGCCGCCACCTATAACACCACTAAGGAGAAACTCCTCAATGATAATAGCAAAA ccACAAGCGCCGCTGTTAGGCTGGCACTCGGAGAAACTCAACTCGTCGCCGAAACAAAAGCATTTCTTGAATCTAATGGTGTTTATTTAGACGCATTTAATCGA CCTGCCAAGAAACGTTCGAAAACATGCATACTAGTTAAGAATTTACCATCGGGTACAGACAAAGAAGAAATAAGGCCGCTTTTTGCAAAGCACGGACAAATATCGCGGTTTCTTATGCCTCATCACGGAATTACTGCATTAGTTGATTTCATAGAACCATTCGAAGCTAAAAAGGCGTTTACGAAATTAGCATATTCGCAATTTAAATCTGCTCCACTGTATTTGGAATGGGCTCCAGAGAACGTTTTCTTGAAAGGGAAAGTTCCTGAGACAATATCTAAACAAACTGAGACTATCGAGAGTGAAAGAGAAACAAAGTCTGTGGAAAATGAACATAAGAAAGAGACAACTGCGAACGTCGAAGATAAGAAAGAGACCGCGAAAGTCAAAGAGGCAGCCATCGAAGAAGAAATTTATGAACCAGAAAACGATACAACTCTGTTTGTAAAGAATCTTAATTTCAAAACAACCGAAGATTCATTGAGAgag cATTTCTCTTCATGCGGAAAAATACACAGTGCGACTATCGCCAAAAAGAAAGATCCGAAAAATCCTGGACATTTCTTGTCCATGGGTTATGGATTTGTACAATTTTACAAGAAGAGTCACACCAACGAAGCACTGAAGAGTCTTCAAGGTAGCACACTAGATGGCAAGTCCTTAGAGCTGAAACGCTCTGAGCGAGGAAATTC GACTGAAGTTAAAACCGCAAAGAAGAGTACCAAAGATTCAATACAGAATGGTAACAAGATCTTAGTACGAAATGTGCCCTTCCAAGCCAATAAAAACGAGTTACACGAAATATTTAG AGCTTTTGGGGAGATAAAAACTGTCAGACTTCCAAAGAAACTAACGACGGGATCCGACCAGCATCGTGGTTTCGCCTTTATAGACTACTATTCTAAAGCTGATGCTAAG TCTGCGTTTGAAGCTCTGTGTCAATCGACCCATCTTTACGGGAGGCGCCTCGTCCTAGAGTGGGCGGACCAAGAAGAAGAGATTGAGAATGTTGATTTGTTGAGGAAAAGAACAGGCGAGAGATTCAACGCCAAGACACCCGGTGGAAAAAAATCTAGAAAAGGCGCAGTTGATGTTGATAACTTTGTAGACGCTGATGCTGtacaataa